gtgggtcgatttccaaaaaattaaatgaagaccgtacttcacaggatcatttctgtagtgaagtatagtcttaatcaggaataatgggatgccagaggataaactcactgcgTAGTCTGATGCCAAACGTGCGTACGCTGTCACAGTCCCGTACTGACTCCCTGATCATCCGTCACCTAACTCCCCAGCAAGCCTGTGCTGCGTGCTAAAacattcgcaacatgttgcgttgggatgacgtgtgttgctgggacggcgtatgttgctggcagtggcgtggttttatcgctgcgtatgcatgcttgttgttgttttatctgCTTGTCTGATTTCTCCGTCTTCGTGGTTATGGCGTGTTTTTAACGCTGCGTATGCGTTCTTGTTGTTATATCATCTGCATGTCTGGTTCTTCAATCTTCTTGTATTTCTAGAAGTGGCGTGGTTTTCCCGTTGTGTTGTaaacattagggtgtgcctttATGGGTTGTGTGGGCTAAATTCTGTATAGATATTTAATTCTCACAAAGTATACTTTAATAAGTTTTCAACCAACAACAGCCCACTTGGAACTGTTTGAGCTTGTTCACCAAGTCGAGCGAATAGCAAGTACAAACGCAACTGGCACCAAAGGACTTATTCAACTTATATCTGAAAAGTGTATATCTCCACTAAAGCTAAATCAACCAAACTTGTTGAAAACAAGACCTTCTACACATTGTCTTTAAAATATCACATTATGAAAATGGTCGAAATCGGATTACAATCCCCCCAATTCcccatatataaaaatattaaatttcatttgattattTAACATTACAGTATTCTTCTATAAATGAGACACCAATTAAGTTACACGAAACATAACTTTGCAAATATAGTGCCTATAAGTCTGTGATGTAACAAAATTGTCGATATTAAACAACCCCCCATATATCAAAAATGTGGACGACGGTGTATATGGCTGACGTTTTACCCAAAAAAATCGTCCAATTTTCAGATGTATTATTTCAATTTAGGAAGAACCTTCTTTGGAAATGAGTATAagcgggtcaatactttccttagatatcatatatctaatataataaCTTTCAAACTTTCTGATGACCTTAAATTTTACTAGATATCTtatatattggccgatataatCGTTTACGATATAAAGCCGGCTGGTACAAAACGTTTGGCATAACTACCTTTTGCATCTGGTGgcaatcaatatacatacatatgtaggtattatATCACACAGGGGTGTCGCGGAATTTAAGGTAGGTTTTCTTAgttgtcagaattgcaaaccaattttggTTTTCATGGGTGTCACTGAATCTGATTATGTTTTCGTCTTTACGAACATAAGCCAAACCGATATTAGAATTAGCTTTTTACTAATGTGGCAAAATTTGCCAATTGATAAATCTCGAAGCAATTCTATTAAAGTTTGCAAAGAGTTCCgcaattttatcttttattctATTGGATGAATAAAACATTGAAAACTTTAAGGACCGTTTTCTCAAAGTCTTGTTTGTCAGCCATTTATCAGTTAACTTCTGGTTAAAAAAAGGTTCTTTGTCGAAAGAAGGTGTCTGgagttaaaataatgatttaaaggaaACGTATGGTGATTCTAATTACACTTCAACTGAAACGTACCACTGAGACAGATGAGTCGCTTTCAGCTCGCATACACCGTCAAAGGACAAGGGCTAAGTACTGATATAACCGAGCATTTTAcggtatactcttgcaacttgtaagaTTCTATCCCTTTTGATGAGTGGGTTGAGGTACAACTGTGGTGAGATGTGTTGGTGTTCTGTTgtggtgtcatcagctgtgaATTGAGCTGTGTTTTATTAAGGTGCGCCAGTTTTCCCGGGTCACTGgggggaggcttaactcatttaaacatcctgggctcCCTAgtcgaatattttgcctagtattccACGAATATGTTGTTGTCTGTATTTCGGCGTACTGCTGGTGGAGTAGCCGAGGCGCAAGATACACTCTTACAGCAGAAGTATTTGGTCATGGAGTTGTGGTATACTCACATTTATCCGGGTATGcagaaaacatattttgatttaaaacatACCAcatgtattttgtatgtattttaactTGAGTGCAGGGATTTGAGAATAGCAACTTTATTTTGcgtgtttatttaattttgctgttTTGACGACtcattacactgtggaacatttttggggttattgtctggggggtgagaaattccaagtcagggtgatggtactaggtcagtatagtaaaaccctcaaagggtttggcgttcgtatgtgtcagttttttatgacctttttaattttttccttatcttgatgttttttcgcttagttgtaagtTGCTGAAATCCGgaagtctgtctgtccgtctgtccgtccgtccgtccgtccgacaGTCCGtttatttggacgtaatttttttggaaaagtgggcgtggccccgccccctactaagttttttgtacatatctcggaaactactatagctatgtcaaccaaactctatagagtcgtttccttcaggcatttccaaatacatacagttcaaaaatggaagaaatcggataataaccacggccacctcccatacaaaggttatgttgaaaatcactaaaagtgcgttaaccgactaacaaaaaacgtcagaaacactaaattttacggaagaaatggcagaaggaagctgcatccaggctttttttgttaatttaaaatgggcgtggcgtcgcccacttattgaccaaaaaccatatctcaggaactgctataccgatttcaatgaaattcggtatataatattttcttaacaccctgatgacgtgtacgaaatatgggtgaaatcggtttacaaccacgccttcgttctgttacaactaagcgaaaaaacatcaagacaaggaaaaaatttaaaaggttataaaaaaaactgacgcatacgaacgccaaacccttttaGGGgcttactatactgacctagtaccaccACCCtaacttggaatttctcaccccccagattagctgttgtactgtgttattgtagcaaacaaatgtatgcgttgtttgcttttttaatttcattaccGGTTATTATTATCGGTCTATTCTTTATTATCGGCTTATttaggatagtaactccacgcctggctcagatatggccagaatgggtactccttagccctggagttaggactgtgccatagagggatcttgcgagggAGTGGCCGTGAATAGAGAACGGCTTCTATTCGTGGAGTAGATAATTCTCTTACTAAAACTGAagctttgtatagctgatttCCATAACTCCCTCATGTGAGGAGCGCTATTATGTAGATgtagataattttattatattataaatattaataatatttaagtgcGTATGCACTAGTTTGACAAGTAGTAACCCGCCACTGCTCTAGGATTTGTTTAGaaatggttttttgttttcatttttggcGAAAGTCATTCTGCGGGGTCGAAAGGTTACgaacatatatttgtgtttttatatgaGGTTGTCACATCGAAGCTGACTTTGCTTTTTCtacctttatgtggggtattgcaaaattgtgactctagtggttgtcgtacgacgtaccgaccattatttgatcgagtagttgtggctttagaaaagccctcacaatactgatattctttcatttttgtttaatatttgggAAAGTTTTCCTATatcttgaaatttccttaattgtgaattaagacatttatttgattttttcttaactaGAGTTGGTGtggtggtaactagttctgtaactagtccactttgtgtttggctgtgcagcgtttgagctttttgtgcctttgagcaaccatgtgtctcttggcaattttttgaattttgggtttcgggatttgcttttgcaattaaacccgtggttctttgtGAATAAGCGCATATTTGGGGTGAGATgggatatctgctgtaatgaagcatttaGTTGTGTCAtttgtgacaatataagcagttaaatttgcttttgcaattattaagattgtgtgagtgggacaagcaaTTTGTGCAGAGTCTTTTTGACTTGACAAAGTTGTCCCTTTCATTGAtgttaaattctttaaatttctcgcaagttttaagcttgtgccctcttgtgcatagttcgcatgacgtatgttttctttgttcggatgtgaacgtttgtgttttgtaaaagcttttgtttaaatttttgttgattcTAGCTTGGGATCtgtttaagcttccattttggtcaCGTTTAATGTTCTTACCCAGTGGAACTTGGAAAAAGTAATATCAATATTACAAAAAGTAAATCAATATTTCATTAGTTTTGAAAGTACTTATTGGCTATGGAAGATGAAAGTGATTACTTCGTAAATTGATGGTATGCCAATGAAGAAAaggtttataaatttaattcaacctCGCTACTATTTGatatgttgaatttttttttttcaagaagtaAATAATTAGAAGTAAAGAATTTTGTTTGTAGGTGTTGCAAATTaattaagcaataaatataaagtGCATAGAAATAAAAGtggagatacatatatatacatatatagttatcaAGGTAAGTACTaacatcaaattttattaatcattaaattttattaaatatgttatatacatgtacataaatagCGTACATACTAATAATATTATCAGATGATACGCGGTTTCGGCAAACGTTATATAAAAAGATTAGCAACTGCGCATTTAGCTAGAATGCAACTACAAAATATGCAAGCAGAATCTAGAAGCAATGATATATTTATGGAAAACATTTCCaatgaaaacgaaatatttatggaaGACACTTCCAATGAAATTGATGATAGTAAGTTAAACTCAacataaataatctttttttttaattaccacgtgtttgttgttttctagATAATCCAAGTTCatctaacttaaaaaaaatgatttaaaataaaaactgaaaaagtgGTACTTTGAGTACAGCCCAAGTAGAAATTCAGTAAACTCattattatcaattttgcaaGATGAAGGCTTGGATGTCCCTTTGTCGTTACATGGTCTAATAGgacaaaacgaaaaaattattgtaaaaagcGTTCATCCTGGGGAATATTTCCATATAGGCATTAGCTatcatttacaaaaaatttctgATAGGATTAAAAACATGTCTGAAATAGTGATAGATAAAGGCATTGATGGTCTTCCTTTATTTAAAAGTTCCAAAAGGTCGCTATGGCCAATATTAGGCTCTATAGAAAACAtgcaagaaaaatatgtatttttaataggAGCGTTTATCGGTGGCTCTAAACCTGTAAGTGTAGATCAATACCTACATGAttttaataatgatttaaaaaaataatgcaagaaGGAGTTCTCATCAATAAACAACCTATAGCTGTAAAGATAAGAGCATTTATTTGTGACGCCCCTGCAAGAGCATATGTTACAGGGGTTGTAGGTCACAATGCTTATTATGGTTGCCACAAATGCACACAGAAAGGGAAAACAATTGGACATGTTGTGGTTTATAGCACAAAAAGGTGCGATAAAAGGACggatttagatttttaaaatcgTGTGCACCCGGAACATCATAATaacatgtttaaaaatattccttCAGAGCTCGAAAAGCTTGGAATAAAAATGGTATCGCAGTTTCGCCTAGATCCCATGCATTTATTGGATCTAGgagtaacaaaaaaaatgctGATATGCATTATAAAccgtaaaacaaataattttaaattgcaaaaaaaagataaagaacTGATTTCAAAACGGTTACTTGCTTTAGGTACTTTTATGCCAAAAGAATTTTCAAGAAAACCAAGAAGCCTCGATGAATTAAAATTCTGGAAGGCAACTGAGTTTAGGCAGTTTCTTTTGTATACTGGCCCTATTGTTTTGAAAGGCATTATTAGTGATAAGTTTTAcaatcattttttaattatgcatTGCGCCTATCGTTTGTTATGTTCTAAGAAAAAGCTATTTTGATGACTTGGATGTAAGCGACTAgctattaaagaaatttgtaattCTGTTCCCCAGCTCTACTCTGAGATGGCAGTTACTTATAATGTACATAATTTGCTGCATTTACCGCAGTGCATAAGAGAAATAGGGTTTATCATGGTTTTTACTGCATACAAGTTTGAGAATTTCATGCAAGACATaaagaacaaaattaaatgcCCAACAAGAGTTCTTCAACAgcttaataatttatatgtaaatgaagtAGTAGTGTCATCAAAAAGTCCAGGGGTTGGTTTTAAAACAAATCGGgagaaataatttcatttgaaagccattttttttttttatcaacaattCAACCAAATAATTACTGCTGTATAACTCCTTGCATTCCCttcaaaattaaggaatttaaGCAAATAGATGATGAGAAATATATAGTGGGCAATAGAGTTTTGaactttgataattttttcacgCAACCAGTCCAATCTTTGTCAGCATTAGGAATAGTAATAGCGagtaaagatatatgtatgtatgttctgatttagaaatattcaaaataagtgatataaattataaatatacagcTTTGCCTTATGGAGAACAAATCGTCATGATGCCCATTCTTCATAACGTCATctggtaatatttttataaattttagatatctaaaaattttatatgttttaaatgaaaattgttacACTTATGTTTATTTAAGTCGCAAATCCCCGATTCTGATTTATTTATCGCTTCTAGCGAGTTTACCAATATAAATACAACGAATAACACTAAATTAGAAGGAAATGTCAATAACAAAGTTcataatttcaatgtttttaatcaaaatgtttgtgtttattaaaaaaacttgatatCATTATAGCCAACCAAAACATCATAAAGGGACAACAAGCAGAAACGTTGGCGATGTTTAAGCAGCTATTTGAAAAAGATGTAGGCTCCTATGGAACGAGAAGTGTGTTCCCGTTGTCCAACTTGGAAGCATTAAAAAAACTGAATGCAGATATAGTGGCAGGTTCCAGTGCAGACTATGTAAGTTGTCTATATAATCCCTTAAGTTTCACTATTTgactaataaatattatacctATTTTTCTATAGATAAAAAtcagtaaaaatataataggCAGAACGGGGATTATTAAATCTATTGAGGGTATTTTCGAAAGGAGTCTTATTGTTCAGTTGAACTTCGATGGCATTCATTCCAAATACTCCTTAAAGGAATGCAAGGGGTTAATCGACTGCTTGTTTggtaaataattttagaaaggaaaaaatatatacatattttctaaaattttttatgatttcagaGGCATCAATGAAAGAAGGATATTCCCATGGCGAGTTTGTTAAAGACTTGCGACAAGCTTTAAAACTGGCGAAAAATCGTCATTTCAAAACAAACTCCatattaaaatctaaaaaataaaatatttaaataaaattaatggtgTCCACTGTTTCTGCTATTGATAGGTTTATAGTAAGTAGTTACTAGTATGTAATAGAAAAAATAGTTTGGAGGAAAGTACTTCGAAGTATACGAAATACTGGGCTAATAGTAAGTAGTTAccgaattaataaaatattggtgTGGGGAAAGTACTTCGAAGCACACGAAATATTAGGTTTATAGTAACTACCTACTGAATTAATCAAAATTAGGTGTGGGGAAAGTACTTTCCGTCATATGAATTCGTAAGCGAAGTGGAGGTCCTTCGCTCCAATGAAATTGATCAGAAAAACGAAATTAGATAGTATTATTGTAGGAAAGTAcctttacttattttttcagtAGGAAGTATCCAATTCTTTTCTACTTCCAAGTCCCACTGGGTAgtcttgattatttttttttttacacttttaagcgtttttttattttttattatcattaaatatatatgtatatgtatgtttatataaatttttattattacactttacaaatttgcattaaatagTAAAATCATATATTCAATCATAATTCAATCAGTTCCAATTTAAATAGCTCGattgttaaatttgtttaattataattataaaatagcATGAATAGCATGAAAGCTACTTTCATTGATAAGCAAATtatatatgtgagtatgtatatatttcttatgtatgtatgtatgtatgtataaatgaattTCAACTGGTAAGAGTTATGAATGAACAGAATAATTGCAGGTGCAAGCACTATTagctttatgtatgtatgtatgtatgtgtttctatatgtgtgtgtactatTAGCATCTGATgcgttgcagttgttgtttgtgtatttgGGTGGGTGAGTGTTTACAAATTTGTGAGGTAAGTCTTCGCAAGTGCCGTAAAATACGTAAGCACACAACAcaataacgatttttctttcttttttaacatGAAATTCAGTGTTCTTGTGTGGAGTTGAGAATTCAAAGAATTTACCGTCACACCATTCACCAACCTTTTTGGCTTGAACCGACGTAATTGTAATTTgttgatattaaatttatttaattttaacggCGACTttaaaagctactcaatttATTGGAACCACTTTTTcgctttctctttttctcttattgaagaaatttattaaatgttaAAGAATTTCTCTACACTTCAAAAGTAGGGCGGTTGTGCAAAAAACATGATATATACGCAATAAATTTAGCCTTTCGAGTGCTTCAAGAAAGCTGACGTATGCTTGATACTAAACAATTGATGTTTGCTTCTTACACCCAGATACTTTTTCACATTTGCGAGAACAACCGCGCGAAAATGCAAATCAGACTCAAGAGGACTTTGATGGGCGCCATGAGTTGCCAGTTTGGTGGACTAACAGTCACTTAGCACTGTAAGCTCACTGAAATGTGCTACCCTTGAAGTTCTTGTATAATTATTCTAGCTGTCTTTCACGTTTTTAGTTTTAGTAATGGCATCATCtcacgaatatacatacatatgtccacaAACTAAATGTGCACACTCGAAATTGCACTGATAAGGTGCAAGCGGCCGCAAGTGCGTGATAGGTTGTAGAGACGGTAGGTTGAGTTAAGTTTTGGATATTTTTCCCTTCCGGTGTGGTTTAAAAACGAATCGAACGCATTTGCACTTGACTGtacaatatatagtatttttataaactaacCATGCATTTAGTACATTTACTGGTATCATCTGTTAATCATACaatcatatatgtaagtatatatgtgtgtgagtgtgttccAAAAGTTTCACTATGAAAATTACatgattttttacaaatattttgcgttCAAAAGAACAAAAACGCAACGGAGCGCTTACAATTTATAAACATAACTACAATTAGACACCATTTTGTGTGTGATACAAATGAAATAACCTCAACAATAAactaataacataaataaaactaattctGCGCATGTGCGCACAAACGCGTATaagtttttaaaacataattcgataaaatttaagtataaaatagCATTTCaatcgcacatatgtatgtacatatatatgcaaatatgtgtatAGGTAAGCtaagaaaacaaacaaacatttatattttattgcagaTCGGCTGTTACGTAATACCCGTATGCATTTTTTTAAGCACTTTCATTGAGAATAATAAAGCGTGTGTGTGCAGTTTGCTCCGAGCTCTGCGCTGGTGTTAGTGCCCATGCATTGGTGCCTgcgttttgtttacaaacataATTGCTGTAACTGCATATGTAACTTTAGCATTCAAGTAGTCTAGCAGCCCTATTCTGGAAAAACCTttcaactgagttgagaggaaaaatttgagagatttcttgtaaggcatattttgtgaggctattcttgctcaaacctcataagaaaaaagctttaaaaagtcACCACGAGAGATAAAAAGCTTTTCGCTGTCAAAcagcttttttaataaaaataagcaaacaaaaatcctCCTACTACGTACATTGCTTATcatctacatatgcatatcgctgataaccaataaataaaaaataaatccaatatttgtttatgcattCATAAAAATAGATCGAAATAATTCTTGCAAACAATATAAGCGATAGTAGGAAATCATAAAATTGAACTCTGGTgcctaatgaaatattttgtttaatttttgttcaattaccAGATGCAGTAGATTTGAAAAtgctttctaaaattttaatatttttgctttaattaggcagagtttgatattatatttcacACGCTGTTCTAATTATCTTATTTCACATCACATTacattttgttattaataaaattatagctAACCAAactagatatatgtatgcatatgttggctttattttaaacatatgtattaataGAAAGATTGGTAAATGGTTTGAATAATATAGAACATTACGTACTGCTTCTACATTAAGGCTGTAAAATACTTTAAACAATTccaatatgggtacaatcgattgcgccgattATGCCCTTGATCCTAAAGCATATAACTATTATCAACGCATTTTTGGTAAGAGCCATgcccgtaaaaatacaaacacgccaggaaacgcagatcaaaaCCTGTTCCAAATGTATTGTGATTATGTCTTCTCAAAtgtgttataaaaataatttgctcatttttgctcgttttttcgaaaattggtttttttaaggaaaatatgAATTCTCCCATGAAGAATTGCTGCAAATATGGGAGTCAAATGATCGAAAAGATGACAGTATTTtgaactacatatataaaaaaattaatggagaCACGTTAAAAgaagacaaaaacaaagaaataaaaaagaaagttgtaaatttttgtaGCTTTATTAGAAAGCATTTACCAAATTGCAACAGACTATTGAGCAGATTCAAAGAAAAACATTCTGAATGGCTTGCGTCGAAAATGACATTGGTAGTTGAAAACAAAGATTGGAAGAGTGCTTCTGCCAGCAAACTAGGACGTCCACATTTAAATTATGATGAAGGTAGTCAACGTTTGAAACGTAAATTGGCCTTTGAACTATCAACAGAGCGGGAGCACAACACCCAACTTCTTGTTCATGCTGCTGCAGTTTcagcaaaaaaatcaaataaaagcgACATGGCGTATGTTTTAAAGGAATGCTCATCATCATCTTCAAGAGCaagtgaaataagaaaaaaacttcgCTTCAATGAACCACTTCAACTCACTCCTGATGAAGCGTTAActttcttatt
The sequence above is drawn from the Bactrocera tryoni isolate S06 unplaced genomic scaffold, CSIRO_BtryS06_freeze2 scaffold_11, whole genome shotgun sequence genome and encodes:
- the LOC120779817 gene encoding uncharacterized protein LOC120779817; this translates as MFKQLFEKDVGSYGTRSVFPLSNLEALKKLNADIVAGSSADYIKISKNIIGRTGIIKSIEGIFERSLIVQLNFDGIHSKYSLKECKGLIDCLFEASMKEGYSHGEFVKDLRQALKLAKNRHFKTNSILKSKK